The segment GGGACCAGCCCGCACGCCAGCAGGATGCGGCTGCGCAGCACGTCCGCCGAATCTTCCCAGTCGCTGGTGCTGCCGTAGAAAGGCATGGTGAACACGGTGTCCGTGTGGCGGGCTGCCAGCGCGCGCCGGTCGCGCACCGCTTTCGGCTGGTCGTAGACCCGGATGTCCGCGATTGCGTCTTTGGGCCGCAAGTCGGCATTGGTTGTGAGGATAGCCGCCACGACGCCTTCGCCGAATTGCACGGCGAGCGGCCCCGCTTCCAGGGGTATGGAGCCGGCCTGCACCCACACCCACTCGTCTTTTGCCTCACCCTGTGGCGGTGCTTCCAGGCGCTGGCCGTTGATTTCGACCGACGCAGCCCGCTCCGCGCGTGCCCATGCGTGAACCACATAGGTGTCGGCTCGCGGCGTGTTCACGGGCGCGCCATCTGCGATGTCGCGGGCGTTGATCCACAAGACGACCGGGTCCCCGGCAGTCAGCACCACGGAAGCAATTGCCATCATCCACATGCCCGGTGACCTCCATTTCCGATTGTGAGCAAGAGCATACTCCTTATACAAAAGGCGATAAAGGGAATTCCCGTGCGCCGGGTCCGCATGTCGTGAGAGAGACCCGCCCGAGGCGGCTGCCCCGGCTCGAAGTCCTCCCTGTCTGAGAGACTTGCATTCCATTGCGATACGTGTCATAAAGACGGGACTGGCAAGAGCTGGGGCCGGCCGTCATGCTGCAGACCGGCCTTGGTGGTGATTGCAGGACAAATCAGGGGAATGGCATCAGATGAATACGTTGAATCGCAAACTTGTCTTGGCGTGCATTGGTGTTCTTGTTGGAATGGGACTGCCGGCGGGCGCGGAGGATCTCGGCGTCGATTTCTGTGCAGCCTTTGCGTCGGTCCAAGCGAGTACCTATTTGCGCACGTCGCTGGGGGAGGCCTTTGAACCGATTCTGGACCGGATGGCGCCGGAAACGGCCGATCTGAACGGCTTTTTCTACGTCAATACGGGCACTTCGCCCGCGTTATACACCTTTAACAGCAACGGCATCCCCGAAGCTGCCAATGAATTCGGGGTCATGCAGGAAATCTTGAACAACGCGGCGGCCTATCCGCCCGGCGGGCCCAGTGTTGTGGACCATGATACGTTGCGCGCGGCCTGGGACGCCAACCTTGCCCAGTTGCAGACGGACCTCGGCGCGACCATGGCGTCGGTATTCGAGACGGAAGCGCCCGGCTTCAAGGAAATCCTTGTCGCGTATCTAACCTTGGGCAACGGTGGATTTACACCGGTCTCTCTGCCCTCGCCGGAAAGCCCCGACACGCCCATCAGCATGGTGGGAAGCGGGTCGTTCGGTCTGGCGGCCGGTCTCGTGAAGCTCATGGATGCCCTGCTGCGCGCTGACGGCCAGGATGGCTTTGACAATCCGGACCTCTCCGCGGCCGCATACGCGGTGCTCACGGAATTGCGCGGCAGCGGCGACGTGGACGACGACGGATTCTCCAATCTGTGTGAGTACTTGAACTATACGCGGGAGAATTGCCCCGCTGCAGAAGGTGAAGGCGAAGGTGAGGGCGAAGGCGAAGGCGAAGGCGAAGGCGAAAAGACCTTGAGATTTCTCGAAGCGGTCTTCGATGCAGCAGTGATGCCCGCAAGCTGTCCCAACGAGATCGAATGCGACTCGACGTTGAATGGCGGCAATGTGGTACCGCCTTCCGGCAGCAGCGCCACGGGCTCCGCCGTTCTTACCATCGATACGGTGAGCCTCTTCTACACCGTCGATATTACGCATGACGTGGCAAACCCGACTGCCGCGGTTATCCGGCAGGGCGCCGCGGGCGTGAACGGGGATATCGTCGTGGATCTCGGCGGCGTGGCGAGTCCCATCCACTATGAACTTACCGACGCGGACGTGCTTGCCGTCGCGAGTGCGGGTAACGATCTGTATTTCCAGATTGACAGTACGGAGCATCCAGACGGCGATATCCGCGGCCAGATCGTCTGTAATCCAAGCGAGGGCGAGGGGGAAGGAGAGGGCGAAGGCGAAGGCGAAGGCGAAGGGGAAGGCGAAGGCGAGGGAGAAGGCGAGGGAGAAGGGGAAGGGGAGGGTGAAGGGGAAGGAGAGGGTAGTGGCCTTGAATTGCTCTGCTCCGTCGCGCTTGACGGCGCCTCCGTCGTCCCGCCCGTTACGACGGAAGCCTCAGGAACCGTGACTTTCGAGTGGGACCCCTCCGTGCAGTACGTGCTGGTCACCGTGATGCACAACGTGGCTGACCCGGCGACGGTTTATCTTCATGAGGGAGCGCCGGGCGCTACGGGACCCGCCGTGCTGAATCTTGGAGGACCGCAAGCACCAATTTATGTGCCGCTCTCGCTTGAACAATACGAGGCTTTTGGCACCGCCCATTACATTCAAGTGGCGA is part of the Candidatus Hydrogenedentota bacterium genome and harbors:
- a CDS encoding CHRD domain-containing protein, which translates into the protein MNTLNRKLVLACIGVLVGMGLPAGAEDLGVDFCAAFASVQASTYLRTSLGEAFEPILDRMAPETADLNGFFYVNTGTSPALYTFNSNGIPEAANEFGVMQEILNNAAAYPPGGPSVVDHDTLRAAWDANLAQLQTDLGATMASVFETEAPGFKEILVAYLTLGNGGFTPVSLPSPESPDTPISMVGSGSFGLAAGLVKLMDALLRADGQDGFDNPDLSAAAYAVLTELRGSGDVDDDGFSNLCEYLNYTRENCPAAEGEGEGEGEGEGEGEGEKTLRFLEAVFDAAVMPASCPNEIECDSTLNGGNVVPPSGSSATGSAVLTIDTVSLFYTVDITHDVANPTAAVIRQGAAGVNGDIVVDLGGVASPIHYELTDADVLAVASAGNDLYFQIDSTEHPDGDIRGQIVCNPSEGEGEGEGEGEGEGEGEGEGEGEGEGEGEGEGEGEGEGSGLELLCSVALDGASVVPPVTTEASGTVTFEWDPSVQYVLVTVMHNVADPATVYLHEGAPGATGPAVLNLGGPQAPIYVPLSLEQYEAFGTAHYIQVASTSHPDGEIRGDLACVSSEGEGEGEGEGEGEGEGEGEGEGEGEGEGEGEGEGEG